In Variovorax paradoxus, a single genomic region encodes these proteins:
- a CDS encoding ABC transporter substrate-binding protein — protein sequence MHRRNFIAASAAAVAAPALGFMSSARAAESGVTDTEIVLGHTGILSGPLGAPIKVVVAGAGLAFDAVNAQGGLSGRKIRLVSLDDELVPEKAVANYEKLLGEHHAFAFFGCVGSGTTAAAAKVLNQSGAPMVGGYAVSDSAREKVAGSGYFVRATFAREAQALVQHLTTIGVSRIAVAYLDNPGGAEVAKLVEAALSTLQLKPVAAVPVKGDGSANEASGKALADSKAQAVIMYLGGGIGGEVMKSAWAAGGRQMFYGMSIVPGDVTAKLVGDKTSGLAISQIVPYPWSEVDAGAREYRQQAERAKVDVGYLSYEGYVNALVMIEALRRTGRDLTRAKLHATLKAMKLRVNNMEIDFTGASNTGSRFIEMVRVTKEGKFLR from the coding sequence ATGCACCGCAGAAACTTCATTGCCGCCTCGGCGGCCGCCGTGGCCGCGCCCGCGCTCGGCTTCATGTCTTCGGCCCGTGCCGCCGAGAGTGGCGTGACGGACACAGAAATCGTGCTCGGCCACACCGGCATCCTGAGCGGTCCGCTCGGGGCGCCGATCAAGGTGGTGGTGGCCGGCGCGGGGCTGGCTTTCGACGCTGTGAATGCGCAGGGCGGCCTGTCGGGCCGCAAGATCCGGCTGGTGTCGCTCGACGACGAGCTGGTGCCCGAGAAGGCGGTGGCCAACTACGAGAAGCTGCTCGGCGAACACCACGCCTTCGCTTTCTTCGGCTGCGTGGGCTCGGGCACCACCGCCGCGGCGGCCAAGGTGCTGAACCAGAGCGGCGCGCCGATGGTCGGCGGCTACGCGGTGTCCGATTCGGCGCGCGAGAAGGTGGCGGGCTCCGGCTACTTCGTGCGCGCCACCTTCGCGCGCGAGGCGCAGGCGCTGGTGCAGCACCTGACGACCATCGGCGTCTCGCGGATCGCGGTGGCCTATCTCGACAACCCCGGCGGCGCCGAGGTGGCGAAGCTGGTCGAGGCCGCGCTCTCCACGCTGCAGCTCAAGCCCGTGGCCGCCGTGCCGGTGAAGGGCGACGGCTCGGCCAACGAGGCCTCGGGCAAGGCGCTGGCGGACAGCAAGGCGCAGGCGGTGATCATGTACCTGGGCGGCGGCATCGGCGGCGAGGTGATGAAGAGCGCCTGGGCCGCGGGCGGGCGGCAGATGTTCTACGGCATGTCGATCGTGCCGGGCGACGTCACCGCGAAGCTGGTGGGCGACAAGACCAGCGGGCTCGCCATTTCGCAGATCGTGCCCTACCCGTGGAGCGAAGTGGACGCCGGCGCAAGAGAGTATCGGCAGCAGGCCGAGCGCGCCAAGGTCGACGTGGGCTATCTGAGCTACGAAGGCTACGTGAACGCGCTGGTGATGATCGAGGCGCTGCGCCGCACCGGGCGCGACCTGACGCGCGCCAAGCTGCACGCTACGCTCAAGGCGATGAAGCTGCGGGTAAACAACATGGAAATCGACTTCACCGGCGCCAGCAACACCGGCTCGCGCTTCATCGAGATGGTGCGGGTGACCAAGGAAGGCAAGTTCCTGCGCTAG